The genomic DNA TTACTTGATGAATCTTGCGAGTAAAACTCCAGTTAACCACAACAATTCTTAAGTTGaacaataaagacaaaaaaactcATGGATGGTTATAGAGTTCCATGATTCAATACTGTTCACAAGTCCTTCAATACAAGTAATCACTTTAAGATGTAGCACTTCCAAATGAGGCCCTTCATCACTAATAATGTCACATTGtttgttatgaatttaaataccatatatctataaaattatcaCTCTTAGTTAAGGAGAATACAGAATCATGCTGATTTCAATCACGCTCTGTGTAAATAATGCCACCATTTAAAAGGAGGAGACCATTTCCTACCACAAAAGAACACTCCCAAGTTAGATCTTACCACTATGACTTATATGATTATCTAACTCAAAGGTTTAATCAGCACCCTAGACAGCTGGGTCATCAGTCAAATTCTGTTATTGATGCAAGAGCTGAAATTACTTCCTAATACATAATTTCTCAGGCATTCTGGCATCACAGCATAAAATTAAATGCGATTTCATACCTAAAAAGAACCCCCAGTGATCAGCAAAAATTCCAAAAGCACAATATTAccaacaatataattttttttttaaatattctatgATTTCAAGACAACTTGCTCCTTACATTGCAGTCTTCTTCAAAGAAAGATGGTTCTTCCTTGACTACAGTTCAAACAAATTTAGAGTTAACCTGGAAAATGTACAACCTATGAATCTGATTTTGTGCAAATCTTTGTTCAGCCACACCACACTCATCTAATTCATATCGAACACAAATCCCacacattaaaattttctaatttccaATCAGCAGGGAAGAAAAAGAACATTAACAAGAATGGTATGAACTCAGATTCCATATTCCGTGGAAAACTTATTTTATGCACATTACACATTACTTTATTGAAGAGGCCACTTAATGCCCACTTTAACTCACGCCAACCTGACTTACATATGCAACCAAAGATCCTGTTCAAACCAGAAACGCACATATTCTGAAACATTCTCTCAAAAGTGAAAGCTTGATATTAGCTATAATCTTAATTAACCAATCCAAGCTGTGCCAGTGAgcaatctatttatttatttattttccatttttgcATTTGAGCATCAGATACCATAAATTACACAAATAAACAATTCGTTAAATCTTTATCTGGTTAGCATTAATAGACAAGATCACTAAAAAGATTAATTCTAATCCCCATAATTAGCAAATACTCCATTAAGTACATACTTCAGTATATCGGATATTGATACGATCAACTTATATTCCATACTTACTTAACTTTGAACTCATATAAAAAACACTGATTACATTaaagatacaaaaataaatgtatatatcaCTGGCAGTAATCGATTCCTCATAGCTATCAAACATTACAAAGAGCAGAAAACGACATTCTTTCCAAaagaaacaaagcaaaaaagaacATCAACAACTAGAAATAAATCCTATAAAGAAAAGGAATCAGTAAAAAGTCACCGGCAAGAGAGTCCTATTTACTTCGGAAGCGAAGAGAAGAGCTGTGAGAGTTGTTCTTGCTGCTCGCGAAACCGTCGTTTAAGGAAAGTCTCAAGAATCTCCATTACCAGAACGAATCGTTTCATTTCCTCAAGGCGGCGGCTAAGCTCGGCTTCTCGAGCTCTAGCTCGCTCCAGCCGCGCCTCCGTCTCGGCCAATCGGCCACGCAACTCCTCCACTGCCAAAGCGTTCTCATTTAAAGTCTGATGAGTTCGCGAAGGACTGAAAGGGCCCGGTGTTAATGATCGTCGGTAAGGGTGACCGTAGCACATGATTCAGATTGATCTTGACGATGACGATTATCGATTGGTTTTTCGAGAGAAAAGATTTTGCACTTCCGGGATCAATGATTGTAAGCTTGTTAATCTGGGCCGTTGGATCTTAGTACAGTCCACTACCAGTAAAATAGTAACTACcttgtttttcttaatttattttgataaggGTAATATGGGAGAGAAaccaaattattcaaatttattcacACAATTTGAAGggacaaaatttagaaaaattatattaaatacctattttacctttttattaagtaaaaatatctatttctcttatttctaagaaaaaatatcctaattttttttttaaatatcaaaattatccttcatcacatatatataaactttttcacttttactacatacactttttatatcacttaaacacttactttcactctcatttttacttaatatcaattactgcAGGTTCGTTCAGAAGGAAGAAGTtggtatttttaaattcgaattgaaaaaaattaattcatgaaaaaaagtatttatataaatcttaactcaaaacttaattttatttgttaaatctagtttgtacaTCATGTAAAAGGggtatttggatatttgataataatttaagaattaaatgaaatactaaaaaaatatagagggcattttgatattatataatatataaaaagatttaaataacatattaaaaataaattgatatattttgatataagacaatatacaatgatgttaaataaaattttaaataattatagagggttaaatgaaaaatatgagtcgacatattataaattgtcaaatattaaaaaatgaaaatgaaatttgaaatctacgCGTAGAAATACTCTTAAATgtgaaaaaccaaaaatctttaaatggtagaaattaaaaaaacaaaagcgaaattcaaattgtatacgttgaaataccctaaaatgtcaacaatcaaaaattcactcgaaaatctaaaaagtacgagtcgacatatcctaaaatgacaaaaatcaaaactgaaatttgaattatatacgttgaaataccctagaatgtcaataattaaaaaatcgcttaaaaatatgaaaaatatgagtcgatatatcataaaatgacaaaaatagaaaaatcaaaactgaaattcgaattttgtacgttgaaataccctagaatgtcaataataaaaaatcgctcgaaaatctgaaaaaaaggtctgaatttcaaaaactacacgttcaaatagcttagGAATGAGaaactgaaaaattgatttgaaatttcataattacatggTAAAACGTGTCtagaaaagcacaaaaataaaaagacagatgtcaaatttgaaaactatatataaaaaaaagggaaaaacggatatgaaattcaaaaattatactttgaaaaactctagatgtgaaaaatatcaatttacccctttataaattttccattctttacatgtcaaatatttttcctttgcccccttataaattttctaatctcctaCAGGttctatagtttaaaaaaagtaattttccaccctttaaaattttgaaaacgctaaATTTTCCTCTACCTCACGGGCGCCCCTGAGAGATTACTGTAGTGCTGGTAGATTTAATCcatttttcggccaaaaatcATCATTATAGCGTCTAATTTCAACACTAATCACATCTACACATCTAATAAcacaaaacaaccaagaatcaaaacattttatgtattattcaaaatcagaaccctaaacattcaaacctcaaaatctccctcaaatctcaatactcctaacaataaattgattcaaacaagaagtgagaTAATGTACTatctttatttgtcatttttggttgtcgaaaaacacaaaaagttgatgaaaaagatgaaaacccaTTGCGCTCATGCGAGACCCATGAGAGATCCGAATTTTCTCTGAATTTGAATAGTAAATCTGTGAGAAATGTGAGATTTATATATGAGAGCAGTTTGATCATTTTCCAAATTGAAGGCACTTTTGCTTAATCCTTAAAGTTTTAGATAGTTTCACTTAACACCCTTTAGTTTTacgtatttattataatttctctaaaatttaattagataatatttaataaaaaataaataatcatattatttcatttcaaaCTACCatctcaattatataaataagttaatataatttatttattacataattttatttttccttgcTTATACCCATATAACTATCGTATTAAGATTTGATTAAAATGTGTTAATCTATATAgtgaattttcatttattctcttttattttcatgattAATATTGTGACTCCTTTGACCAAATCCCAACCAACAATCAACAATGGGCTATTGTCATCATTAGTATCTATAAACGTTTTTATTCTATTGgtttttctcttcatcttcttgtttGTTATTGATTTTCATAATTGATAGTGTTCTTAAACGTTATTCTAGTATATACTTCCTTATATTATAGAAAGACGTTAggatttgttgtttttattattaaattatatagattTGATGATTAAATGgttatattagtaatatatttcaaaattttaaggtttcAACCATAGTCAGAAATTTTGGtttagatttgaaaaataaaactatataaactattttaaatacataaataaatatatgcatttgatgtatgtcatcatgtgattaagtaattttaaattaaagataaataccatctaatcatgtgataacaaACATAAGTGtgtattaatttgtgtatttaaaattggtacatataatattgatcTGGATTTGAATATGATAgttgttttgataattgagttGTAAATATGGTTGGTATGTAATATAGTTGgttttatttgcatgggatagaaTTAGTTTTTAGTTGATTTAGAAAATCATCAAGATACATGTGCATTTCATTACTTAGCGTAAGATACCCCCATGACTGGTTTTACACTAAGTCCATAAATAATCAGGTACgaataattttgcttaatttaaaGGGTGTAAGTGtaagaatttacaaaatttaggagttaagtaaaatttttttacttcaaCACATAGATGCACCAATAGTGTGAAATTTCATAATATGGTAACTAATTTGACTTTATagaagtaataaatttttataccaAAAAAGAGTGAAATAGAGCATTAATTGTAATGNNNNNNNNNNNNNNNNNNNNNNNNNNNNNNNNNNNNNNNNNNNNNNNNNNNNNNNNNNNNNNNNNNNNNNNNNNNNNNNNNNNNNNNNNNNNNNNNNNNNNNNNNNNNNNNNNNNNNNNNNNNNNNNNNNNNNNNNNNNNNNNNNNNNNNNNNNNNNNNNNNNNNNNNNNNNNNNNNNNNNNNNNNNNNNNNNNNNNNNNNNNNNNNNNNNNNNNNNNNNNNNNNNNNNNNNNNNNNNNNNNNNNNNNNNNNNNNNNNNNNNNNNNNNNNNNNNNNNNNNNNNNNNNNNNNNNNNNNNNNNNNNNNNNNNNNNNNNNNNNNNNNNNNNNNNNNNNNNNNNNNNNNNNNNNNNNNNNNNNNNNNNNNNNNNNNNNNNNNNNNNNNNNNNNNNNNNNNNNNNNNNNNNNNNNNNNNNNNNNNNNNNNNNNNNNNNNNNNNNNNNNNNNNNNNNNNNNNNNNNNNNNNNNNNNNNNNNNNNNNNNNNNNNNNNNNNNNNNNNNTTTTCGTACATACTTGCCTCTAATTTATAAGGGTTTGTCTTATAAAATTTGAAGTCAAAAATTCATGataatcaaatacaatttatgtaaattttttatactctAATGTTATCTTATTGTAATAAATTTGTGAATATTTGACAAATGTTAACAAACATTGTGatcatttattcaattataatgaCATAGATTAAAACTGATTAGTTGTTGATTAATTAATCTATGAATTAGTGAGATAATTAGTCTAACATATGTTGATTTCAAAGAAATATTCTCATAAATATTGGAATTTTtatcaaagaacaaaataattgaaaaaatggttTGCTTAAAATGAAATCCttggttttgtttgatttctgTTATGTTAGTTAAATCATTGATTTTCCTTACaagcataaaaacaaaaataagaatttacCTTAATAAACCCATCAATAATTCCAGACCTTGGCTTGAGCCATAGCGCGGGACTTACGGACATGTCATAAAAACACGTGCTTATTATTAGTAATAGCAAGAAGATAAAAAGACAACAGTTGTGAAATTCCGAAAACACCCTCCAAAAGACATATTAGCCTTCACAATCGTCAGCGAGCTTTTTAAGGCCGCTGGCAGTCCATTTCGAGCGTCAGTTACGGCAAAATTCACGAGCGCAAAAAATCTACGGCCGTGGGTTCTGTTGAAATACCAAATATAAACTTACAGAGATAGACAAGTATAAATATAAGCATATATTCCAAGCTGGTTTTAGCTTGCTTTGGTAATCCATTTAGGATAAGCCAAATCAAAGACTTGTTCTTTGTCTCACCTTGTCTATCAATCTCCGTttcaaaatgaacaaaattacgTAGGAGAAAACTACTTTCTTATCCAAGActacttttttttcctttttaattaatttctaggTTTCTGGGGTCTTAATTTCCGAATTCTTTTTGCAAGTTTAAAGCCTTAGAAACTCTTGCGTAATGACTGTTCAAGGTATGTTTGATTCTTTGGAAGATgggtttcctttttttttttgtttttcatttaaattgtttgtttttttttttggtttatgcaGAGACAGGAGGGATGGTAGATGAAAACACAGAAATGGAAACGGTACATGAAATGCAAGATGGAGAAGCGGGTTCACCAAGAGGGGTTTTAGAGGTTCCTGTTGTAGGCGGAGATTCGGATAATAGTAGCAGCAGTTGTAGCTCGACGGAGAAATTAACGCCTCGGCTATCACCTCAACTATCGACGCCGGTTAACCGTGACGGCAGTTACGCGTCGCAGTGGAAGAACATGATCGGGTCGATTAAAAAGAAGTCTTCCAGGAGGTTCTCCACCCTTCCTATTTTAACAAACTATGATCTTTCAGGCAAAAATCTATGGAAGAAATTGGCTCGCCTTCAAAATGGTCCTCATGTTGAAGCCCTATCGGCTTCTAAACCTTCTTGgagttattttaaatatgaagaaCTTGCTGCTGCAACTGATAATTTCTGTCCTGGTgagaatatcaaaattttcagctTTGAACATTTTGATACTTTTTGTCAATTTACTAGAAAATGAATTCAACAGAAAATGACTATTCATATGGTAAAGTCAATTCTTTGACAGACCacgttattttttttcttaaatgacTGAATTTTTATTGGTTACTTGACCATCCATCAACAAGATATGAGCTCTGCTTTTCTGGGATTTTTCCAATCCTTTTGACCCTTCCTATTCAATTTTCCTCTACTCTGCTATTGgcaattaaattttcttcttgagGGGACCCTTTTGATTAgaataaatttagaataattgAATAGGAAATTGATTGTCTGTAAAGTTTACCAAATACAGATAGTTTTTCTGGTTCTCTTATTGAATGCAGCAGGGGATTCATTCAAATATTGGagacaatttgtttatattgaaTCATTATGTACCATATGCGTTGCCTCTATCTGGTTTTGTGTTGGTTCTGATTAAACTGATTTTGTAGAAAACTTACTTGGGAAAGGGGGTCACGCGGAAGTGTACAAAGGGTGCTTATCCAATGGACGAGTTGTAGCAGTAAAGAAGCTaatgaaaaaggagaaagatgaAGAGGATAGAGTGAGTGATTTCTTGGCAGAGCTTGGGATTATTGCACATATACACCACGAAAATGCAGCTCGATTGATTGGTTTCAGCGTTGAGAATGGTCTACACCTTGTTCTTCAATATCTACCAAAGGGCAGCTTGGCTTCAGTGCTTTTTGGTAgtattaatatataaaccacatGCTGTTTACTTAACTGCTACTATAGCTTTCAGTTATGGAAACAAAAGGTAAAATTTTGTGATTTCAGGATCTTCTGCTCAGTGTATAGAATGGAAGATAAGGTTTAAGATAGCATTAGGGGTGGCAGATGGACTGAAGTATCTCCATCACGACTGTCATAGGCGTATCATTCACAGAGACATCAAAGCCTCGAATATTTTACTCACTGATGACCTTGATGCTCAGGTTAGTTAGTCAATTTTCTCAACCACCAATTCCTAACTcctttttagtaatttttgttTTCGAATGTGCATAACCAACCTTGTCATTTTATGCTTATCAAGCAGATTTCTGATTTCGGACTGGCTAAATGGCTTCCAGATAATTGGCCTCACCATGTTATCTTTCCAATTGAAGGAACATTTGGGTTCGTGCCTGAAACTCTGTTATTGTTGCTAACATCTATTTTTCCCAGAATTATGATTATTGTGGTTAACACTATCTTCAATTGGACCGCAGTTATTTGGCTCCGGAGTATTTTATGCATGGAATTGTTGATGAAAAAACTGATGTATTCGCATTTGGGGTCTTATTACTGGAGTTGATAACAGGTCGCCGTGCAGTTGATTCATCCCGACAAAGCCTTGTGATATGGGTAAGAAACACATCAATGGTCCAAATTGTTGTACCTCTGTTTTGATTATTCAGTTCCATCTTTACAAAAAAGCAACAAATGTAGGCAAAACCACTTCTAGACTCAGATAATGTTAAAGAATTAGCTGATCCGCGGCTGGGAGGAGAATATGATCCTACAGAAATGAAACGAGTAATGTTGGCAGCTTCAATGTGCATTCACCATATGTCGAAAAATCGTCCACACATGGATCAGGTATGAATGAATGATAAATCACTCACTCAATCATTCATTCATCAATCTCTTCTTAAATCAGTTTGAATATGGAAATGCAGGTAGCATTGATATTGAGAGGTGAGGATAAACCAGCAGGGATAATGCCAAAGGCAAGGTCAAGAAGTAAAGTTGTTTTTGACGGTTGTGATTTACAGGATTACACTTGTGATAGTTATCACCACGAAATGGATCGTCATTTGCAGCTTGTAATGGAATAACTAAATTTTATGTATACTTGTTATTGCTAAAGGGTTACAAagctcaaatcaaatattaagttGTTCCTTTTTCACAAAAAAGTCTAGCATATTACGTATACTCATTTTAAAAACTGACCGACTAGTTTGATAGGAATCAATAGTCAGCCCGATCCAAAAATTTCTTAAACTCGATGGAGGTTTTGAAACGGGATGAATCAATGttgaatcaatttgaattcactTGTTTATAGTTCAATCGATAATTTTTCTTGTTGGTAAAATTGTTTTGTGAAGATTAATATtcaagtttttaatatttatttaagtaatttattgttttaacaGTGGATTAATTTAATCTGTGTATGAAAATCATGATCACATGATAACATGTATAATATTACGATAAACgagtaataaaattttttaaatactccTTTAccataatattatttctttttaaaaaaattaataataatatatattatatcattccatccatataataaaatatatttattatattataataatttgatatccTTTAAAATCGCgtcatttttcatttgtattcATAACTCACATTAAGGCCCTTAATACTTctgcaaaattataattaaaaaaataaagtaaattcaaaataagacaaacattttaacataaacatttcactgtaaaattcaatgtaatattagaaaaacatattgaaaaaattcaaaactgaGCCCTGTGGGAGTTCAATAAAGGATACGAACAACAGAGACAGGAACCGCAAAACCAACACAGGATCTAAGAAAGTACTCATAATTTTCATAGCAGCTAAATCGATGCCTGTTCAAAAAGACGATAAGTAACAAGATTACAGAAGCCAACTTCCTACTTGCGTTACTACAACCATGGCATCAAATAAACCCTACCCTCTTTCCTACTACTACTTCAAAAGGTTACGAGCTAGATATGGGGTGAGACAGAGTGCACCAGTCAGCTTGAAGGATTAAAAAAACTGCTGCTATTGTTAGCTGAATTCCATCTATGGTGGAGTTAAAACTTCTTAATAAGATTGGGGGTTAGACCAGAAATAGATCTCAGATGGTTGGGACAAGAAGGCTATTGGGGTTGCCAGGGGTGTGGCTGAGCTATGAGAGCTCACTGTGCCGAAGTGGGCAGTTTGGAAGTTTTGGCAGAAGTTTTGCTGATAAAGTGAATCAAAAGGGATTCCACAAGGGATTGGATTAGCTGGATGAAGAGGAGCAACGTTTATGCTGCTGCTACACTGCAGTTGCAGATTTTGGTTCCGAGTTGGTTTGTGCTCAGTTTCAAGTGAGAGCTTCGTGCGCTTGGAAGAACTACCAATCGGAAGAGTACTCTGCACAATAGCATCAATATCATATCGGCTCATCTCAAAATTGGTCACAGCATTTGCTCCACGAAACTTGATAGCTGCTATATCATATGCTTCTGCTGCCTCCTCTTCAGTAGCTGCCACCATTTACAATATTGGAtgattattacttttaaaaatggCCCCATGAATATGTATCCCATGCAATAGATTCAAATGGAAGTAGGAAGGATGATAAATAAGCAGTTCTAATGGCAATCCAGTAAAGCCGGTGCTCCCTATGCTCTAGGAAATGTCAAAAAGATTGATTAAATagtcaatttttttacttttgctAATTTACATATGAAGAAAAAGAACTACAGCATATGCTTCATGCAACAAATTTTTACCAAATGTCCCAAGGTACAAGTCTTTGTTGCCAGCAACACGGCCAATCCTTGCTTGCCAACGACCCTGCTGATGGTGCCTGCAGAATATTGAAATACAACTATACTTCAACACGGATTTGTTCATATTGCATTAAGTTTATTAAAACGAAATTTgcataatataaaatgaaataaattaacaattcaACTGAAATGAGAAAACTGTACAAACCTTGTAACACCCCTGTATATGGAGGCTCCCCTAGAAAAACCGCTGCTCTTCCTATCAATTTGcaggaaaaaaaatacttaacaAACTGCAAATGAGATCAAAGTGGAACAATTTAGGGAGGGCTTTTCATACCTCCTTAAAGAGGCAATGAATTCCTGCTTGGTCACATTTTTCATCTCCTCCAACTCTTTCACGTAATTTGATACCTGCAGAGACAAACGCCAAGTTCACTAGGTAAGTTTATGTTCGAAACTACATACGTTCTCATGCAAAAGCCATAGCCTCAATAAGTTGtacacaattttaattataaaaaaacaatgcaTATATAATTACGGGAAAGTTGGTGGTTGCTGTAGGACCCCAATATTTCAGAGCTGCCAAATCATATGCCCTGGCTGCCTTATCTTCCATGTCATATCCACCTaatgaattacaaattttaattataaacgcAATTAGATTAAACCAATCTCGATGAAACTCCTCTAAAAAATGCCCAAAAGCAGGAGAAGAAAAAGGTATCTTACCCAGGTACACTGCAGGTCAGAAAAACATGTTGAGTGTCAGCAAGATACCCACAATTCCACATTTCAAGCAGAAAAAAGCATAGAAAGGAAATCAACATTAGACGATAGGCTGGTAAAAAATTTCCGCCTGGAAATTTTTTCTAAGCAAGGCCAAaccaaaataaaggaaaaaccGAAGTGAATAGCATGTGACAGCCCAAGTAAGTGCAGAATATAGACAATGCAATATCATATTATCATTCTCAAGAATAGTTTGACCATATGAAAT from Mangifera indica cultivar Alphonso chromosome 16, CATAS_Mindica_2.1, whole genome shotgun sequence includes the following:
- the LOC123198843 gene encoding receptor-like cytosolic serine/threonine-protein kinase RBK1 → MTVQETGGMVDENTEMETVHEMQDGEAGSPRGVLEVPVVGGDSDNSSSSCSSTEKLTPRLSPQLSTPVNRDGSYASQWKNMIGSIKKKSSRRFSTLPILTNYDLSGKNLWKKLARLQNGPHVEALSASKPSWSYFKYEELAAATDNFCPENLLGKGGHAEVYKGCLSNGRVVAVKKLMKKEKDEEDRVSDFLAELGIIAHIHHENAARLIGFSVENGLHLVLQYLPKGSLASVLFGSSAQCIEWKIRFKIALGVADGLKYLHHDCHRRIIHRDIKASNILLTDDLDAQISDFGLAKWLPDNWPHHVIFPIEGTFGYLAPEYFMHGIVDEKTDVFAFGVLLLELITGRRAVDSSRQSLVIWAKPLLDSDNVKELADPRLGGEYDPTEMKRVMLAASMCIHHMSKNRPHMDQVALILRGEDKPAGIMPKARSRSKVVFDGCDLQDYTCDSYHHEMDRHLQLVME
- the LOC123198860 gene encoding protein SKIP34, coding for MCYGHPYRRSLTPGPFSPSRTHQTLNENALAVEELRGRLAETEARLERARAREAELSRRLEEMKRFVLVMEILETFLKRRFREQQEQLSQLFSSLPK